The genomic interval GCAGCCGGGATTGGCGCTCACCACGACATCCGCGCCCGTCTGATCGACGTTCTCCACCTTGTTCGCGCCGAGCCGCTCGGCCATCTCTGGCTCGGTCAGGTTGTAGATGCCGGCGCTCCCGCAGCAGCGGTCGCCGTCGCGCATCTCCACGAGGTTGACCCCGACGATGGACGTGAGCACATCGCGCGGCTGCTGGTGGACCCGCTGCGCGTGCAGCAGGTGGCAAGCATCCTGGTAGACGACCTTCGCATTCAGCGCCGGTGGCGCGCCCTCCTGGGGCAGGGCGGCCATCGCCTCGCTGAAGTCGCGGACGCGGGCGCTGAATGCCTGCGCGCGCTCGGCCCAGACAGGGTCATGCTCCAGCAGCTCGCCGTACTCCTTGAGCGCCGCGCCGCAGCCGGCCGCGTTCACCACGACCCACTCGGCATCCGACTGCTCGAAGGCGGCGATGTTCTTCCGCGCGAAATCCTTGGCCTGCTCGCGCTCGCCGGAGTGGATGTGGAGCGCGCCGCAGCAGATCTGCTCCTCGGGCATGTCCACCTGGCAGCCGGCCCGCGAGAGCACGCGGACGGTGGCCCGGTTCGTCTCGGCAAACGCCACCCGCATGATGCAGCCGGCGAAGAACGCCACCCGTTTGCGAAGCGCCCCGCGCGGCGGGACGCTCCCCTTCGGCTCGAAGAAGCGGGAGGAGATGCGCGGCAGGAGCGCCTCGGCCTCGTCGAGCTTGCCGGGCAGCCGCTTGAGCAGGCCCGTCGCCCGGACCAGCTGTTGCAGCCCGGTCCGCTGGTAGGCCCGCAAGAAGCCGGCGAAGAGGGCCAGCCGCTCGGGGTAGGGGAACAGCTGCTTGAAGACCAGCCACCCCAGCACCTTGGCGAAGCCGGTGCGCGGACGCCGGGCCTGGATCTCGGCGCGGGTCGCCTCCATCAGATAGCCGTACTTGACGCCGGTCGGGCAGGCGGCCTCGCAGGCGCGGCAGTCCAGGCAGAGCGACATGTGCTCGACAAAGGTATCCGTCGCCTCGACCCGCCCCTCGCCGAGGGCGCGCATCAGGTGGAGCCGCCCGCGCGGGGAGGCCGTCTCGACGCGCAGCTCGCGGAAGGTCGGACAGTGGGGGAGGCAGAGGCCGCAGTGGACGCAGGCCCCCATCGCCGCGTCAGACGGCGGGTCGGGAATGGTGAAGCCCGCCGCGGGGCCGGTCGTCGTCATGCGTGTGCTCCGAGGTTGTGGGTCAT from Chloroflexota bacterium carries:
- a CDS encoding (Fe-S)-binding protein, producing MTTTGPAAGFTIPDPPSDAAMGACVHCGLCLPHCPTFRELRVETASPRGRLHLMRALGEGRVEATDTFVEHMSLCLDCRACEAACPTGVKYGYLMEATRAEIQARRPRTGFAKVLGWLVFKQLFPYPERLALFAGFLRAYQRTGLQQLVRATGLLKRLPGKLDEAEALLPRISSRFFEPKGSVPPRGALRKRVAFFAGCIMRVAFAETNRATVRVLSRAGCQVDMPEEQICCGALHIHSGEREQAKDFARKNIAAFEQSDAEWVVVNAAGCGAALKEYGELLEHDPVWAERAQAFSARVRDFSEAMAALPQEGAPPALNAKVVYQDACHLLHAQRVHQQPRDVLTSIVGVNLVEMRDGDRCCGSAGIYNLTEPEMAERLGANKVENVDQTGADVVVSANPGCLIQLRAGLEKRGSKTKAVHLADFLDAASRD